One Gemmatimonadaceae bacterium genomic region harbors:
- a CDS encoding heavy metal translocating P-type ATPase, with product MASASAEVDEQAVTEVACTHCGLPVPPGLLVDDAPQQFCCSGCSAVYAILHEHGLDRYYDFAERRESPVRASGRSYEEFDHPTFGDRYVRVNADGLSRTELYLEGVHCASCVWLVERVPLVVPGVLRAELDVRRSLAVLEWDRSTVPLSRIARTLDSLGYPPHPFRGVSRDAMRRREDRAMLVRIGIAGAIAINIMLAALALYSGEVNGMDASFTRFFRWISFGLIVPAFIWPGRVFFTGALAALRTRSLHMDLPIAIALAVGLLRGAINTVTDTGPIYFDGLAILIFALLVGRFLQQRGQRMAADAAELLHAIAPMSARIVDDAGVHDIPSDALLPGMILEVRAGESFAADGAVVDGRSTVNAALLTGESRPVAVAGGARVFAGTLNIESPLRVRVEEAGETSRIAKLMQQVEESARRRAPVVQLANRMAGIFVAVVLTAAALTWAIKWQLHSASALDDAIALLIVTCPCALALATPLAITVAVGRAARRGMLIKGGDAFELLAKPATLVLDKTGTITEGTTALVSWVGPEWVKPLVLALEEGSSHPLADGFRRAWTDVSRGEVTESRHVAGGGLEGVVDGYRVRVGSPRFVREATAECDAVLRERIALMDRTLTPVHIAVNGVVVAAAGLGDRVRDDAQSSLDQLRAAGWRTIMLSGDAPDVVSAVGASLGFATSDVIGAASPEDKLAFVERLKATGRVVMVGDGVNDAAAIAAAHVGIGVHGGAEACLSTADIYLTRPGLSALVELTDGARNTMRVIRRNIGFSIGYNLIGAGLAVFGLLNPLIAAILMPTSSLIVVLGSWYGKSFSRSTT from the coding sequence ATGGCATCAGCATCGGCCGAGGTGGACGAACAGGCGGTGACCGAGGTCGCCTGTACGCACTGCGGGTTGCCGGTCCCCCCGGGTCTCCTCGTGGACGATGCCCCGCAACAGTTCTGCTGCTCGGGCTGCAGCGCGGTCTATGCCATCCTGCATGAACACGGGCTCGATCGATATTACGACTTCGCCGAGCGACGCGAATCACCAGTGCGCGCCAGCGGCCGGAGTTACGAGGAGTTCGATCATCCGACTTTCGGCGACCGCTATGTGCGCGTGAACGCCGACGGTTTGTCGCGCACCGAGCTGTACCTCGAGGGTGTGCATTGCGCGTCGTGCGTGTGGCTGGTGGAGCGCGTGCCGCTGGTGGTTCCAGGGGTGCTGCGTGCGGAACTGGATGTACGCCGTTCGCTGGCCGTGCTGGAGTGGGACCGCTCCACCGTGCCGCTCTCGCGCATCGCCCGCACGCTGGACAGCCTCGGGTATCCGCCGCACCCGTTTCGCGGAGTGTCACGTGACGCCATGCGTCGGCGCGAGGATCGCGCCATGCTGGTGCGCATCGGCATTGCCGGCGCCATCGCCATCAACATCATGCTGGCGGCACTGGCGCTGTACAGCGGTGAAGTGAATGGCATGGACGCGTCGTTCACCCGGTTCTTCCGGTGGATCAGTTTTGGACTGATTGTGCCGGCCTTCATCTGGCCGGGTCGCGTGTTCTTCACCGGCGCACTGGCGGCGTTGCGCACCCGATCGCTGCACATGGACCTGCCCATCGCGATTGCCCTGGCGGTGGGTCTCCTTCGCGGTGCGATCAATACCGTGACCGACACGGGGCCGATCTACTTTGACGGACTGGCCATCCTGATCTTCGCGCTGCTGGTGGGTCGCTTTCTGCAGCAGCGCGGTCAGCGCATGGCCGCCGATGCGGCAGAGTTGCTGCATGCCATCGCCCCGATGTCAGCTCGCATTGTCGACGACGCGGGCGTCCATGACATTCCGTCGGACGCGCTGCTGCCGGGCATGATTCTCGAGGTGCGCGCCGGCGAGAGCTTTGCCGCCGACGGCGCCGTTGTGGACGGACGCTCCACGGTGAATGCGGCGCTGCTGACGGGAGAATCACGCCCGGTGGCGGTGGCCGGCGGCGCGCGGGTGTTTGCCGGAACACTCAACATCGAATCGCCGTTGCGCGTGCGGGTGGAGGAAGCGGGCGAGACCAGCCGCATCGCGAAGTTGATGCAACAAGTGGAAGAGAGTGCGCGTCGACGGGCACCGGTCGTGCAACTGGCCAATCGCATGGCCGGTATCTTTGTCGCGGTTGTCCTGACCGCGGCCGCCCTCACCTGGGCCATCAAGTGGCAGCTCCACTCGGCCAGTGCACTTGATGACGCCATCGCGTTGTTGATCGTGACCTGCCCGTGTGCCCTGGCGCTGGCCACACCGCTGGCAATTACTGTGGCGGTTGGACGCGCAGCGCGGCGCGGTATGCTGATCAAGGGCGGAGACGCGTTCGAACTATTGGCCAAGCCGGCCACGCTGGTACTCGACAAGACCGGCACCATCACCGAGGGCACGACGGCGCTGGTGTCGTGGGTGGGTCCCGAATGGGTGAAGCCGTTGGTCCTGGCGCTTGAAGAAGGATCGTCGCATCCGCTGGCCGATGGCTTCCGTCGCGCGTGGACGGACGTGTCACGCGGCGAGGTGACCGAGTCGCGCCACGTGGCCGGCGGTGGGCTGGAAGGCGTGGTGGACGGCTATCGAGTGCGTGTCGGATCTCCACGATTCGTGCGGGAGGCGACCGCCGAGTGTGATGCGGTGTTGCGTGAAAGGATCGCGCTGATGGATCGCACGCTGACGCCCGTGCACATCGCCGTGAATGGCGTGGTGGTCGCCGCGGCCGGACTGGGCGACCGCGTGCGCGACGATGCACAATCATCGCTGGACCAACTGCGTGCCGCCGGCTGGCGTACCATCATGCTGAGCGGCGATGCGCCCGATGTGGTGAGCGCCGTTGGTGCGTCACTGGGGTTTGCGACGTCGGATGTGATTGGTGCCGCGTCTCCGGAAGACAAACTCGCGTTTGTCGAGCGCCTCAAGGCGACGGGGCGCGTGGTGATGGTGGGCGATGGCGTGAACGACGCGGCGGCCATTGCAGCGGCGCATGTCGGCATCGGCGTGCACGGCGGCGCGGAAGCGTGCCTGAGCACCGCCGACATCTATCTCACACGTCCTGGGCTCTCGGCGCTGGTGGAGCTTACTGACGGGGCGCGCAATACCATGCGCGTTATCCGGCGCAACATCGGTTTCTCCATTGGCTACAACCTCATTGGCGCCGGGCTGGCCGTTTTCGGTTTGCTCAATCCGTTAATCGCCGCCATTCTCATGCCCACCAGCTCGCTGATCGTCGTGCTGGGGTCGTGGTACGGAAAGTCCTTCTCCCGGAGCACCACGTGA
- a CDS encoding cbb3-type cytochrome c oxidase subunit 3, translating into MKLSDIMGNAGLSMYAQVALLIFFAVFIAIIIRTWAPSRRGELQEAAMLPLNDELPVVRSSAAPRAQEG; encoded by the coding sequence ATGAAACTCTCCGACATCATGGGTAACGCCGGGCTGTCGATGTACGCGCAGGTGGCCCTGCTGATCTTCTTCGCGGTATTCATCGCCATCATCATCCGCACGTGGGCGCCGTCCCGGCGCGGCGAACTGCAGGAAGCCGCGATGCTTCCGCTCAACGACGAACTTCCCGTGGTGCGGTCGTCCGCCGCACCACGCGCCCAGGAGGGCTGA
- the ccoG gene encoding cytochrome c oxidase accessory protein CcoG, which translates to MTTTAAPSAGRRVLPTMNEDGTRRWIRPKPSHGKWWNRRRAVAYALMVLFFAAPHLRFLGKPIFLMDLPRRQFTLMGYTFLPTDTLLFMLVLGSGVIGIFLLTAFFGRAWCGWACPQTVYLEYLFRPIGRWFDGGYTGSRNLDKQHAWFTPRRIAKYITFFLLSLFVSHTLLAFFVGTENLYHWVGTSPSAHPTAFFFVVVFTGIVWFNFTYFREQTCLIVCPYGRWQSALIDRQSVIVAYDYVRGEPRGHLVHDRDPKAGDCIDCGACVQTCPTGIDIRNGLQMECVHCTQCIDACDDVMKRVGKPTGLIRYSSQDAIAGKPRKLLRLRTVLYPSVLVILLGGLAAALIMKAPADVTVLRAVDAPFTEEADGRVSNQIRIKITNRRGNDQQYGLVFGGLEGTDVDKSEITVVAPENPLIVKAGATRTTSVFVLLPRKAFVNGERRITINFTDSKAYTETVNYRLLGPSNGSNR; encoded by the coding sequence GTGACTACCACTGCAGCACCAAGCGCCGGCCGACGTGTTCTGCCGACGATGAACGAAGACGGAACGCGCCGCTGGATCCGCCCCAAGCCCTCGCACGGCAAATGGTGGAACCGGCGGCGCGCGGTCGCCTATGCCCTGATGGTGCTCTTCTTCGCCGCGCCCCATCTGCGATTTCTGGGCAAGCCAATTTTCCTGATGGATTTGCCGCGCCGTCAGTTCACGCTGATGGGCTACACCTTCCTGCCCACGGATACCCTGCTGTTCATGCTGGTGCTGGGCAGCGGCGTTATTGGAATTTTTCTGCTCACGGCGTTCTTCGGGCGGGCATGGTGCGGGTGGGCCTGCCCGCAAACCGTGTATCTCGAATATCTGTTTCGTCCCATCGGTCGCTGGTTCGATGGCGGCTATACCGGCTCGCGCAATCTTGACAAGCAGCACGCGTGGTTTACGCCGCGGCGCATCGCCAAGTACATCACATTCTTCCTGCTGTCGCTGTTTGTGTCGCATACCCTGCTGGCATTTTTCGTCGGCACCGAAAATCTCTATCACTGGGTGGGCACCTCACCGTCCGCGCATCCCACGGCCTTCTTTTTCGTGGTGGTGTTCACGGGGATCGTGTGGTTCAACTTCACCTACTTCCGTGAACAGACCTGTCTCATCGTCTGCCCGTACGGGCGCTGGCAGTCGGCGCTGATCGACCGGCAATCGGTGATCGTCGCCTACGATTACGTGCGCGGTGAGCCGCGCGGGCATCTGGTCCACGACCGCGATCCGAAGGCCGGTGACTGCATCGACTGCGGCGCGTGTGTGCAGACGTGTCCCACCGGCATCGACATCCGCAACGGGCTGCAGATGGAATGCGTGCATTGCACGCAGTGCATCGACGCCTGTGATGACGTCATGAAGCGGGTCGGCAAGCCCACCGGTCTCATCCGGTATTCCTCGCAGGATGCCATTGCCGGCAAACCGCGCAAACTGCTGCGGTTGCGCACGGTGCTGTATCCCTCGGTGCTGGTCATCCTGTTGGGCGGTCTCGCCGCCGCACTCATCATGAAGGCACCCGCCGACGTGACGGTGTTGCGCGCCGTTGACGCACCCTTCACGGAAGAAGCCGACGGCCGCGTATCCAACCAGATCCGGATCAAGATCACCAATCGACGCGGCAACGATCAGCAGTATGGGCTGGTGTTCGGGGGACTCGAGGGAACCGACGTCGACAAGTCCGAGATCACCGTCGTCGCCCCGGAGAATCCATTGATCGTCAAGGCCGGCGCCACGCGCACCACCAGTGTCTTTGTCCTGCTGCCGCGCAAGGCATTCGTCAACGGTGAGCGTCGCATCACCATCAATTTCACCGACAGCAAGGCGTACACCGAGACGGTCAACTATCGACTGCTGGGTCCCTCCAACGGCAGCAATCGATGA
- a CDS encoding c-type cytochrome: protein MASNDKKNNDPQVMEHEYDGIQEYDNPMPRWWLLTFAATVIFSIIYYFNVGPVGNGKGRIADYEADMAAFAAAHPAPTGGPSIDRLLALTKDPKEVAEGKEVFTKNCVSCHRPDGGGLIGPNLTDNYWIHGATLDSMYSTVTNGVLAKGMPPWGKILKPEDMERVVAYVVTLRGTNPANPKAPQGVLVQP, encoded by the coding sequence ATGGCCTCGAACGACAAGAAGAACAACGACCCGCAGGTGATGGAGCACGAATACGACGGCATTCAGGAGTACGACAATCCGATGCCGCGGTGGTGGCTGCTCACGTTTGCCGCCACGGTGATTTTTTCCATCATCTACTACTTCAACGTCGGGCCGGTGGGCAATGGCAAGGGCCGCATTGCCGACTACGAAGCCGATATGGCGGCGTTTGCCGCGGCGCATCCGGCACCGACGGGGGGACCATCGATTGATCGCCTGCTGGCGCTCACCAAGGACCCCAAGGAAGTGGCCGAGGGTAAGGAGGTATTCACCAAGAACTGCGTGTCCTGTCACCGCCCCGATGGAGGCGGATTGATTGGCCCCAATCTCACCGACAACTATTGGATTCACGGCGCGACGCTGGACAGCATGTACTCTACCGTGACCAACGGTGTACTGGCCAAGGGCATGCCGCCCTGGGGCAAGATACTCAAGCCGGAAGACATGGAACGCGTGGTCGCGTACGTCGTGACCCTGCGCGGGACCAATCCGGCCAACCCGAAGGCTCCGCAAGGAGTGCTTGTTCAACCGTGA
- a CDS encoding FixH family protein, translating to MKPGMGWPIGIVAILSITVIANLVVMRVANNDPSFAIEPDYYKKAVAFDSTIAEERRSATLGWTATSTIVAGDSAGRPMLTVTLLDAQQRPVQGATVSVVALANIRSNDLVSATLTEVAPGRYQSLLAAHVAGQWEVRVDAVRGTDHFVASTRTDVAAAGTPTTTDTIHQGGSER from the coding sequence ATGAAGCCCGGCATGGGATGGCCCATCGGTATTGTGGCAATACTCAGCATCACCGTGATTGCCAACCTGGTGGTCATGCGGGTCGCCAACAACGATCCGTCGTTTGCCATCGAGCCGGACTACTACAAAAAGGCGGTGGCCTTCGACTCCACCATCGCCGAAGAGCGACGCAGCGCCACGCTGGGCTGGACCGCCACATCCACGATTGTCGCCGGCGACTCGGCCGGTCGGCCGATGCTCACCGTGACACTGCTGGACGCGCAACAGCGGCCGGTGCAGGGTGCCACGGTGTCCGTCGTGGCGCTGGCCAACATTCGCTCCAATGACCTGGTTTCCGCCACGCTCACGGAGGTCGCGCCGGGTCGCTACCAGTCGCTGCTGGCGGCCCACGTCGCAGGACAGTGGGAAGTACGCGTTGACGCGGTGCGCGGCACCGATCATTTCGTGGCCAGTACCCGCACCGACGTTGCGGCGGCAGGCACTCCGACCACCACGGACACGATCCATCAGGGCGGCAGCGAACGGTGA
- the ccoS gene encoding cbb3-type cytochrome oxidase assembly protein CcoS — MSVLYIVLPLALVVVAVAVLAFVWSARSGQFDDMDTPAVRMLHDDSE; from the coding sequence GTGAGCGTCCTGTATATCGTCCTGCCGCTGGCGTTGGTGGTGGTGGCCGTGGCCGTGTTGGCCTTTGTGTGGTCGGCCCGCAGCGGGCAGTTCGACGACATGGACACGCCGGCGGTGCGCATGCTGCACGACGACTCGGAGTAA
- a CDS encoding sulfite exporter TauE/SafE family protein, which translates to MIAAALGVLTASLLGSVHCAAMCGGFVCMYSSGSGADAATVRAHALYNLGRLVSYLVLGALAGALGSGITRIGALAGVTQAATIMAGALMVAWGISTIAAQRGVRLGFGSLALSQRWQRLLGGMLHGLRGQPVAIRAALTGLGTTLLPCGWLYVFVATAGGTGNVRDGMLVMAVFWLGTVPALVTVGLGAQRVFGPLRRKLPTLGAVTVMLMGLLALSGRLGMAPTTTMAHDMATHGH; encoded by the coding sequence GTGATCGCGGCGGCACTCGGTGTCCTGACGGCCAGCTTGCTGGGCAGCGTACACTGCGCCGCCATGTGCGGCGGTTTTGTCTGCATGTACTCCAGTGGTTCTGGCGCTGACGCGGCAACAGTGCGTGCGCACGCACTGTACAATCTTGGACGGCTCGTGTCGTATCTGGTGCTGGGCGCACTGGCTGGCGCGTTGGGCTCCGGCATCACTCGGATCGGCGCGCTCGCCGGTGTCACGCAGGCCGCCACCATCATGGCCGGCGCGCTCATGGTGGCATGGGGCATCAGCACGATTGCCGCGCAACGCGGCGTACGTCTCGGATTCGGCTCGCTCGCACTCTCGCAGCGGTGGCAACGCCTCTTGGGCGGCATGCTGCATGGCCTTCGTGGGCAACCGGTGGCTATACGCGCGGCGCTCACCGGACTGGGCACGACGCTATTGCCCTGCGGGTGGCTCTATGTGTTTGTCGCGACCGCGGGCGGCACGGGCAATGTCCGCGACGGCATGCTGGTGATGGCCGTCTTCTGGCTGGGCACGGTCCCGGCGTTGGTGACGGTTGGCCTGGGTGCGCAGCGCGTCTTCGGTCCACTCCGCCGCAAGCTGCCGACCCTTGGCGCGGTGACGGTGATGCTCATGGGGTTGCTTGCACTGAGCGGCCGATTGGGAATGGCGCCCACGACCACCATGGCGCACGACATGGCGACCCATGGCCACTGA